The bacterium genome contains the following window.
GGGGGCGGCTCCTCTACGATGCCAAGAACTACCTCGATCTCGCTCTCCACATGGCGGTCTTCCCAGGGCTGATGATCTGCCTGACGGTCCTCGCGGTCAACTACGTAGGGGACGGCCTGCGGGACGCGCTCGATCCCACTCGCGTTTTCTGAGAACGGGCCGGCGAAGCCACCGCTTCTCTGGAATGGACGCGAGGCGGTACCCGCGGTGCC
Protein-coding sequences here:
- a CDS encoding ABC transporter permease is translated as GRLLYDAKNYLDLALHMAVFPGLMICLTVLAVNYVGDGLRDALDPTRVF